In Hemicordylus capensis ecotype Gifberg chromosome 4, rHemCap1.1.pri, whole genome shotgun sequence, the genomic window AGCCTTTTCATTCTGAATGTGTGCCTCCTCTGGTAGCCATAATAGCAATTATTTCAGAATTGTATCAGAAACTATGTTTATAACCGTTCTTTTTGTTCCCTATGTTTAGACTTACACAGGACCTTTTGTTTATTATGTGAAGTCTACGTTACCTGATGAGGATATAAGACAGATATTGAATTCGATGGGCTATGTCCAAGAACTTGGAACTATGTACAAGCTCAAGGACCTAGTTGATACCCTCCAAGTGCAGATGGTGTCATTTGAACTTTACTTGGCCAAGATAGAATGTGAACAACTGATTGAAATTCATTTGCAAGTGAAGGATAAAGGTTATTCGCAACTTGATGTTGTAAATGAGAGAAAAAATAGCAGTGATGATGTCAGAGGCTGCTCAGATGCCTTGAAACGTCGTGCAGAATGCAAAGACAATCTAAGCACCTCCATGTCGCGAATGGTACTTCAGAAATCTGCAAGTGAAAGAGGTTCTAAAGATTACTTCAAACCCAAAGTTAGCAAACCTTCTAAATCAGTGGATGCATATGATAGTTACTTGGAAAATAAGAAGCCACCTTTAATGACTTCATTGAGTCTCAGAAAAGAACCCATTTTGGTTGATACTGAAGATGACATTAAAGATGAAATAATTCGTCCATCCCCATCTCTCCTTGCCATGTCAAGTTCTCCACATGGATGTTCTGACGAATATCTGCCATCTCATACCAATGGCATATTAAGAACGAGTATTCCATACAGTACCTACTATTCCCCTCAAGATGATTTAGATCTCTATACTGACCCTGATTCTAGAAGTATGTTAAACTTTAAAAGGCAAGAATCTACTAAACACGATGTATGGCTGCTAAAAAATGATGCCAACCCAACTTACCATAAACGTATGCATCTAGCCAAAGAGACCAGTTCCCTCAAGTGCCAAAACTGTGGATTATCTTGCGGCACCTCCATTTGCCAAAAGTGTGACAACTTGCTCatctgcaggcaggaatatccaACAATGAAGCAGAGTAGCTATTCACTCAAAACTCTCTCCAGTGAAGGCATCCCTTCTGGATCTTCTGTAAGGGACAAGTCTCAATACATGTTACAGACTCAAGAGCGAGCatctcagttcagttcaaaatcCAAGGCTTCAGCCTCATCCCGCTGTGGCTTTTGCAACCGGCCAGGAGCTGCAAACACATGCACTTTTTGTTCAAAAGTGTCCTGTGATACTTGCCTCAATGCTTATTATCGTGATCCCTGCTGTCGAAAGAGTGAGCTTCACAGGTTCTTGCCAAACAATCAGTTAAACTATAAATCAAACCAGCTGTCACACCTGGTTTATAGAtaattttgggtttttaaaaatcttatattTTGGGATACAAGGGCTAAAAACACAAACATGCTGATGTTGCTGGTAAGTATCATCCTACTGACCTCTTGTTAGGAGAAAAAAAAGTAGACACGCCCTAGTACTAGACAAATATATCTTAACATAGGTGCCAGTTCTTGACAGTGTGGCTTCACAAAATGTCTATACAATAGCCGCTGCTACTATTTTAGGTGACTCTTAACTGATTACTGTTTTTCCATTTAGATCAGGGAGAGGAGCACTTTTTCCTTTTTAGAAGCAGACAGGCATtgcacttctttttctttttctagaaaGATGACagacatctgtgttttgtttgctgTCACTGCCTCATCTGCATGACACAGCATCAAAGATGACCAAGAACCGAAGAACAGCATTTTCAGTGGGTTGTAAAATTGTGTATTTTGGTAGCTTGCACCAAAGCTATTTAATGAACGTTTTTGCCAaaagagtgatttttttttaaagattaatttGCTGAGCTCCAATAATCGGACTGCCATGACATCTCATCTTCATATCTCCTCTTCCCACTTCACCATTTTCTTGTATTCTCTCAAGTATATAAAATCAAAACCTAAACTGAGTATTTGCTCTTTTCTTCCCCAAGTGTTGCCAATACACCCTACTTCTTTggtttggtgttgttgttttttttaaactgttgtagtAATTTTTTAACGAGTGAATCTGTACGTTATCTCATGCCTGGAGTGTTGTCTTTCCCAATGAGTAATGTTTGGATTTGCCTTCTGTTGCACGTGTATTAAATCCTGTTCTTTCTACTGTAAATAGGTGATTTGGaaacagtttattttttaataaatatattcagtatgttgtgtgtttttttaaaaatgctaaagtCGTGTAACTGAAGCCTCTGGGTTATTTCTTCAGGTAACATTGTTTTCCTTGTACTGTATTTCACCTAGAGTTTATTACAAGTGGTGTGGTAGACAGATGTCCCTCAAAATTCATTTGTCCCTTTTGCTTCTTTCAGTGGAGCTGACTTTGCCTTTGGAGGTTTGTCATGAACAAGTAATTTCATCCTAGCCTTCCATACACAAGCAAAACTCTTACAGTAATAATGCATTTTTGCCTCAATCAGGACTAGAGGACTTGGCCATACAAACATGCTGCCCTCCCATTTATGCTTGCGGGAGTTGTTTACATAAGGTACTCGGCTCTACTCCCCTGGAAATCTGTAGGATTGTTCAgtggtggtttggttttttaaaaaaaaaaattgtgccaaTCGTGATCAATTAAGATCTCTCATTTCAGAAGGTGAATCTAAATCTATTTAGTCCCAAAAGATCCAAGTGTATCTTTATAATTCATTCTTTATGTAGAATAATGATGGTGTTGTATTGAATTCTGACCTTTGTGACAAGATTACCTTTGACCCTAAAACTGTAAATTTTAAGAGCATGGTTGTCAATTCTAAGAATTGTCCTTTCACCTTTTTATTTGATAAAAACATGTGAATGGCTGATGATCTCACATTTTAAagaatgtgtgtatgtattttggGTAAGGGGGCAGGAACACAAAGGGATTTATCAAATATTGTAAATTTGCTGAAATACTTTCTGCCATGAAAGCGCATCAAATGTACAGTCTCAAAATTGGCTTTTATGGAGTGTTGCCAACAGCACAGTAATATCAGGGAAAGGATACAATAACAGGAAAAGTGCAAATGAGGAGTTTGCAATGGCATATTGCattcagcattttattttattttttgccagcAAGTATTACCTTGTTGACCACGAAGGTTAGTGGAACACATTGCTTGAGTGATCAGAGTTTTCACATTTATAGTTGGATCTTTTAAATAAACATATATTAATACACCTGTAGATACAATATGTATGTAAtgccaaatttaaaacaattttactaTTTCTAAAATAACAGCCTGTAGACTTCATTTTGATGTGTTCTGTTTCTGTTCAACCTCTGAAAGCATCATGCCTGTCTTTTTTTTGGCTGCTATACTGTAGAGCTTCTAGTTCTTGTTTGGATTCCATACTGCTACTCACATGACACTAAATGAACAAAAACTGTGATGCCAAGTAATTTATACGGTGAACATAGGGGCTAACTGCTTTAAAAAGGAAACAGTGAGTCCTATGTTATAACATATTTATAATGGAATTCCTGTAGTACAGAACAGTGTTAAATTGCAAGTGATACCATGctaaatatattttaatgtgtATCTTACTGTATAAGATTGCTGTGATTGAGACAGTAAAATATATGCTAATTTAAAATGCAGCTGTTTGGCATTTTGATTTGTTGAACACGGAATGACTGAGTTTGAAGCACTTGGAAGAATTGAATAGCTTAAATTTTATGGAAGAGGGTTTTAACCTTGGATTGTGGCCAAAGGAGCATACGCAGAAAGAAGCTTATGCAAGCAAACCTCTTTGCGCCTTCCTCAGCACATCGATTCCTTGCACACCTGAAAATCTTCTGCTGAGGGTCAGTGACCCTCAAACTGGGTTGTATGCAATGTGAAAGGCTATAGAGGTAAGGAGAGAGTGGTGGAaatcccccctgcccctgcccccaaaatAAGGGCCTTACATCTGCACAGGAGGCCTTTCAGATAAAAACCAACTGAGCTCCTTATACGAAGATATTTATGCTCAGCAAATTTATAGGGCACGTAATCACCAATGACTTCACAATCCTAATCCTTACTATGATCATGTTCACATCAATCATTAACTCCCTATTTGTAAATCAGAATTAAAGCTGAAAAATcaactggccccaagccatgtagtaAGTCCAGGGCAGAGCTGGGCTTTAAACCAAG contains:
- the SPATA2 gene encoding spermatogenesis-associated protein 2 isoform X1; translation: MDAKYKDDVFRKYVQFHESKLDTSDKKQRPVSDEYLQVAASALLCFPKIDPFYRFRLIKFYEIAEHSLRSLKSSSLRSLQNAFGVLESVGVNLFLYPWKKEFKNIKVSAIISPALSLSFQMKNIHAFLQLSFPIHFHSAIHTMTYTGPFVYYVKSTLPDEDIRQILNSMGYVQELGTMYKLKDLVDTLQVQMVSFELYLAKIECEQLIEIHLQVKDKGYSQLDVVNERKNSSDDVRGCSDALKRRAECKDNLSTSMSRMVLQKSASERGSKDYFKPKVSKPSKSVDAYDSYLENKKPPLMTSLSLRKEPILVDTEDDIKDEIIRPSPSLLAMSSSPHGCSDEYLPSHTNGILRTSIPYSTYYSPQDDLDLYTDPDSRSMLNFKRQESTKHDVWLLKNDANPTYHKRMHLAKETSSLKCQNCGLSCGTSICQKCDNLLICRQEYPTMKQSSYSLKTLSSEGIPSGSSVRDKSQYMLQTQERASQFSSKSKASASSRCGFCNRPGAANTCTFCSKVSCDTCLNAYYRDPCCRKSELHRFLPNNQLNYKSNQLSHLVYR
- the SPATA2 gene encoding spermatogenesis-associated protein 2 isoform X2; the encoded protein is MDAKYKDDVFRKYVQFHESKLDTSDKKQRPVSDEYLQVAASALLCFPKIDPFYRFRLIKFYEIAEHSLRSLKSSSLRSLQNAFGVLESVGVNLFLYPWKKEFKNIKTYTGPFVYYVKSTLPDEDIRQILNSMGYVQELGTMYKLKDLVDTLQVQMVSFELYLAKIECEQLIEIHLQVKDKGYSQLDVVNERKNSSDDVRGCSDALKRRAECKDNLSTSMSRMVLQKSASERGSKDYFKPKVSKPSKSVDAYDSYLENKKPPLMTSLSLRKEPILVDTEDDIKDEIIRPSPSLLAMSSSPHGCSDEYLPSHTNGILRTSIPYSTYYSPQDDLDLYTDPDSRSMLNFKRQESTKHDVWLLKNDANPTYHKRMHLAKETSSLKCQNCGLSCGTSICQKCDNLLICRQEYPTMKQSSYSLKTLSSEGIPSGSSVRDKSQYMLQTQERASQFSSKSKASASSRCGFCNRPGAANTCTFCSKVSCDTCLNAYYRDPCCRKSELHRFLPNNQLNYKSNQLSHLVYR